In Hyla sarda isolate aHylSar1 chromosome 9, aHylSar1.hap1, whole genome shotgun sequence, the following proteins share a genomic window:
- the PPP5C gene encoding serine/threonine-protein phosphatase 5 → MWSPDVALCRSLGDALSVTGSGKMAEGERAAETGGGEDGGGGEMTAEELKEQANEYFRVKDYDRAVQYYTQAIALSPNNAIYYGNRSLAYLRTECYGYALADASRAIQLDAKYIKGYYRRAASNMALGKLKAALKDYETVVKVRPHDKDAQMKFQECSKMVRQKAFERAIASDQHNRSVVDSLDIEGMTIEDEYTGPQLQNGKVTVDFMVELMTFYKDQKKLHRKCVYQILVQVKEILSQLPSLVEISLEKSQQVTVCGDTHGQFYDLMNIFHLNGLPSESNPYIFNGDFVDRGSFSVEVIVTLCGFKLLYPAHFHLLRGNHETDTMNQMYGFEGEVKAKYSNQMFQLFSEVFQWLPLSMCINQRVLIMHGGLFSEDGVTLDQIRNIERNRQPPDSGPMCDLLWSDPQPQDGRSPSKRGVSCQFGPDVTRKFLEENSLDYIIRSHEVKAEGYEVTHNGLCVTVFSAPNYCDQMGNKGAYIHLNGKDLKPKFHQFDAVPHPNVKPMMYANSLLQLGMM, encoded by the exons ATGTGGTCGCCGGATGTCGCACTGTGTCGCTCTCTTGGTGACGCATTGTCGGTGACCGGCAGCGGGAAGATGGCTGAGGGAGAGCgggcggcggagaccggaggagGAGAGGACGGCGGCGGCGGGGAGATGACGGCGGAGGAGCTGAAGGAGCAGGCGAACGAGTACTTCCGGG TGAAGGACTATGACCGGGCCGTACAGTATTACACCCAGGCCATCGCCCTCAGCCCAAACAATGCAATTTACTATGGAAACCGCAGCCTGGCGTATCTCCGTACCGAGTGTTACGGTTATGCCCTGGCCGACGCCTCCCGCGCCATCCAGCTCGATGCCAAATACATAAAAGGCTACTACAGGCGGGCGGCCAGCAACATGGCACTCGGGAAGCTGAAGGCAGCACTGAAAGACTACGAGACG GTGGTGAAGGTCCGGCCTCATGATAAGGACGCTCAGATGAAGTTCCAGGAGTGCAGTAAGATGGTGCGACAGAAAGCGTTTGAGCGAGCGATCGCCTCCGACCAACACAACCGCTCGGTGGTCGATTCTCTGGACATAGAGGGAATGA CCATCGAGGACGAGTACACGGGGCCCCAGTTACAGAACGGAAAGGTCACTGTGGACTTTATGGTGGAATTAATGACATTTTATAAAGACCAGAAGAAGCTTCATAGAAAATGTGTCTACCAG ATACTTGTgcaggtgaaggagattctgtcGCAGCTGCCCAGTCTGGTGGAGATCTCTCTAGAGAAG TCTCAGCAGGTGACGGTCTGCGGTGACACTCACGGACAATTCTACGACCTCATGAACATTTTCCATCTCAATGGCCTCCCCTCCGAGAGCAACCCATAT ATATTTAATGGCGACTTTGTGGACCGCGGATCATTCTCAGTGGAGGTGATAGTGACGCTCTGCGGCTTCAAACTGCTATATCCTGCACATTTCCATCTGCTGCGCG GAAACCATGAGACTGACACAATGAACCAAATGTATGGCTTTGAGGGAGAGGTGAAGGCCAAATACTCGAACCAGATGTTCCAGCTGTTCAGCGAGGTTTTCCAGTGGCTGCCGCTGTCAATGTGCATCAATCAGCGCGTCCTG atCATGCACGGGGGACTCTTCTCGGAGGACGGCGTCACCTTGGATCAGATTCGGAATATCGAACGGAACCGGCAGCCGCCTGACTCAG GACCAATGTGCGACCTTCTGTGGTCCGATCCTCAGCCACAG GATGGGCGATCCCCCAGTAAACGGGGTGTGAGCTGTCAGTTCGGCCCAGATGTCACCCGCAAGTTCTTGGAGGAGAACAGTCTCGATTACATTATCCGCAGTCACGAGGTGAAGGCCGAAGGCTATGAAGTGACCCACAATGGCCTCTGCGTGACCGTGTTCTCCGCTCCAAACTACTG TGACCAGATGGGTAATAAAGGAGCGTACATACATCTGAACGGCAAAGATTTAAAGCCCAAGTTCCACCAGTTTGATGCTGTG CCGCACCCCAATGTAAAGCCCATGATGTACGCCAACTCGCTGCTCCAGCTGGGAATGATGTGA